Proteins encoded by one window of Macaca fascicularis isolate 582-1 chromosome 10, T2T-MFA8v1.1:
- the LOC101926439 gene encoding RNA-binding protein 12 isoform X1 gives MAVVIRLQGLPIVAGTMDIRHFFSGLTIPDGGVHIVGGELGEAFIVFATDEDARLGMMRTGGTIKGSKVTLLLSSKTEMQNMIELSRRRFETANLDIPPANASRSGPPPSSGMSGRVNLPTTVSNFNNPSPSVVTATTSVHESNKNIQTFSTASIGTAPPNMGASFGSPTFSSTVPSTASPMNTVPPPPIPPIPAMPSLPPMPSIPPIPVPPPVPTLPPVPPVPPIPPVPSVPPMTPLPPMSGMPPLNPPPVAPLPAGMNGSGAPMNLNNNLNPMFLGPLNPVNPIQMNSQSSVKPLPINPDDLYVSVHGMPFSAMENDVRDFFHGLRVDAVHLLKDHVGRNNGNGLVKFLSPQDTFEALKRNRMLMIQRYVEVSPATERQWVAAGGHITFKQNMGPSGQSHPPPQTLPRSKSPSGQKRSRSRSPHEAGFCVYLKGLPFEAENKHVIDFFKKLDIVEDSIYIAYGPNGKATGEGFVEFRNEADYKAALCRHKQYMGNRFIQVHPITKKGMLEKIDMIRKRLQNFSYDQREMMLNPEGDVNSAKVCAHITNIPFSITKMDVLQFLEGIPVDENAVHVLVDNNGQGLGQALVQFKNEDDARKSERLHRKKLNGREAFVHVVTLEDMREIEKNPPAQGKKGLKMPVPGNPAVPGMPNAGLPGVGLPSAGLPGAGLPSTGLPGSAITSAGLPGAGMPSAGIPSAGGEEHAFLTVGSKEANNGPPFNFPGNFGGSNAFGPPIPPPGLGGGAFGDARPGMPSVGNSGLPGLGLDVPGFGGGPNNLSGPSGFGGGPQNFGNGPGSLGGPPGFGSGPPGLGSAPGHLGGPPAFGPGPGPGPGPGPIHIGGPPGFASSSGKPGPTVIKVQNMPFTVSIDEILDFFYGYQVIPGSVCLKYNEKGMPTGEAMVAFESRDEATAAVIDLNDRPIGSRKVKLVLG, from the coding sequence ATGGCTGTGGTCATCCGTTTGCAAGGTCTCCCAATTGTGGCGGGGACCATGGACATTCGCCACTTCTTCTCTGGATTGACCATTCCTGATGGGGGCGTGCATATTGTAGGGGGTGAACTGGGTGAGGCTTTCATCGTTTTTGCCACTGATGAAGATGCAAGGCTTGGTATGATGCGCACAGGTGGTACAATTAAAGGGTCAAAAGTAACACTATTGTTGAGTAGTAAAACGGAAATGCAGAATATGATTGAACTGAGTCGTAGGCGTTTTGAAACTGCCAACTTAGATATACCACCAGCAAATGCCAGTAGATCAGGACCACCACCTAGCTCAGGAATGAGTGGCAGGGTAAACTTGCCCACAACAGTATCCAACTTTAATAATCCTTCACCCAGTGTAGTTACTGCCACCACTTCTGTTCATGAAAGCAACAAAAACATACAGACATTTTCCACAGCCAGCATAGGAACAGCTCCTCCAAATATGGGAGCTTCCTTTGGGAGCCCAACGTTTAGCTCAACCGTTCCAAGCACAGCCTCTCCAATGAACACAGTCCCGCCGCCACCAATTCCTCCAATTCCAGCAATGCCATCTCTGCCACCAATGCCATCCATTCCCCCAATTCCAGTTCCTCCTCCAGTACCTACATTACCTCCTGTGCCTCCTGTGCCCCCGATTCCCCCAGTTCCTTCTGTGCCACCCATGACCCCACTGCCACCCATGTCGGGCATGCCGCCCTTGAATCCGCCACCTGTGGCACCTCTACCTGCTGGAATGAATGGCTCTGGAGCACCTATGAATTTGAACAATAACCTGAATCCTATGTTTCTTGGTCCATTGAATCCTGTTAACCCTATCCAGATGAACTCTCAGAGCAGTGTGAAGCCACTCCCCATCAACCCTGATGATCTATATGTCAGTGTGCATGGAATGCCCTTTTCTGCAATGGAAAATGATGTCAGAGATTTTTTCCATGGGCTCCGTGTTGATGCAGTACATTTGTTGAAAGATCATGTAGGTCGAAATAATGGGAATGGATTGGTTAAGTTTCTCTCCCCTCAAGATACATTTGAAGCTTTGAAACGAAACAGAATGCTGATGATTCAACGCTATGTGGAAGTTAGCCCTGCCACAGAAAGACAGTGGGTAGCTGCTGGAGGCCATATCACTTTTAAGCAAAATATGGGACCTTCTGGACAAAGTCATCCCCCTCCTCAGACACTTCCCAGGTCAAAATCGCCCAGTGGGCAGAAAAGATCAAGGTCAAGATCACCACATGAGGCTGGTTTTTGTGTTTACTTGAAAGGGCTACCATTTGAAGCAGAAAACAAAcatgtcattgatttttttaaaaagctggataTTGTGGAAGATAGTATTTATATAGCTTATGGACCCAATGGGAAAGCAACTGGTGAAGGCTTTGTAGAGTTCAGAAATGAGGCCGACTATAAGGCTGCTCTGTGTCGTCATAAACAGTACATGGGCAATCGCTTTATTCAAGTTCATCCAATTACTAAGAAAGGTATGCTAGAAAAGATAGATATGATTCGAAAAAGACTGCAGAACTTCAGCTATGACCAGAGGGAAATGATGCTAAATCCAGAGGGGGATGTCAACTCTGCCAAAGTCTGTGCCCACATAACAAATATTCCATTCAGCATTACGAAGATGGATGTTCTTCAGTTCCTAGAAGGAATCCCAGTGGATGAAAATGCTGTACATGTTCTTGTTGATAACAATGGGCAAGGTCTAGGACAGGCATTGGTTCagtttaaaaatgaagatgatgCACGTAAGTCTGAACGCTTACACCGTAAAAAACTTAATGGGAGAGAAGCTTTTGTTCATGTAGTTACCCTAGAAGATATGAGAGAGATTGAGAAAAATCCCCCTGCCCAAGGAAAAAAAGGATTAAAGATGCCTGTGCCAGGTAATCCTGCAGTTCCAGGAATGCCCAATGCGGGACTGCCAGGTGTGGGACTGCCCAGTGCAGGACTTCCCGGTGCGGGCCTGCCCAGCACAGGACTGCCTGGTTCAGCAATAACCAGTGCAGGACTGCCTGGTGCGGGAATGCCCAGTGCAGGAATACCTAGTGCAGGAGGTGAAGAGCATGCCTTTCTGACCGTAGGATCAAAGGAAGCCAACAATGGGCCTCCATTTAACTTTCCTGGTAATTTTGGTGGATCAAATGCCTTTGGGCCACCAATCCCTCCTCCAGGATTAGGAGGAGGGGCCTTTGGTGATGCTAGGCCTGGTATGCCTTCAGTTGGAAACAGTGGTTTGCCTGGTCTAGGACTGGATGTTCCGGGTTTTGGAGGTGGACCAAACAATTTAAGTGGGCCATCGGGATTTGGAGGGGGCCCTCAGAATTTTGGAAATGGCCCTGGTAGCTTAGGCGGTCCTCCTGGTTTTGGAAGTGGCCCTCCTGGTCTTGGAAGTGCCCCTGGGCATTTGGGTGGGCCACCAGCTTTtgggcctggccctggccctggccctggccctggcccaatCCATATTGGTGGTCCCCCTGGCTTTGCATCTAGTTCTGGAAAACCAGGACCGACAGTAATTAAAGTGCAGAACATGCCCTTTACTGTGTCTATTGATGagattttagatttcttttatGGCTATCAAGTAATCCCAGGCTCAGTGTgtttaaaatacaatgaaaaaggTATGCCCACAGGTGAAGCCATGGTGGCCTTTGAGTCTCGGGATGAAGCCACAGCTGCTGTCATTGACTTAAATGACAGGCCTATAGGttcaagaaaagtaaaacttGTATTAGGGTAG